Proteins from one Streptomyces genisteinicus genomic window:
- a CDS encoding DUF397 domain-containing protein, whose product MSTTDDLDWRKSSYSGSENDNCVEVALSPRTVRVRDSKDTRVPPLAVSPTAWAAFTALAAGARVDG is encoded by the coding sequence ATGAGCACCACCGACGACCTGGACTGGCGCAAGAGCAGCTACAGCGGGAGCGAGAACGACAACTGCGTCGAGGTCGCCCTCTCCCCCCGTACCGTCCGCGTCCGCGACTCCAAGGACACCCGCGTCCCCCCGCTCGCCGTGTCGCCCACCGCCTGGGCGGCGTTCACCGCGCTCGCGGCGGGCGCCCGCGTGGACGGCTGA
- a CDS encoding helix-turn-helix domain-containing protein: MRTDHGGGAGANGGEAELSDSLRTFGVVLKALREESGLTQEEFAARVRYSAAYIAKIEQGKRFPPSDLPGRAEQVLGPVALKVLTAAARSLSRRAVLASWFRQWAGVEEEAISLYAYECRAVPGLLQPEPYIRAIFDRRLPPACEEQIEREVTSRLDRQRLLAANQNTAFSFVIEESVIARRMGGREVTGHVIRHLLEMSARRNVEIQIMPAVQEDHCGIDGQMYLAETPAHQWLGYTEGQRSSSLISAPKDVSVLLQRYGKLRSQALDCRATVTLLERMRGAL; this comes from the coding sequence ATGAGGACGGACCACGGAGGAGGCGCCGGGGCGAACGGCGGCGAAGCGGAACTCTCGGACAGCCTGCGGACCTTCGGCGTCGTCCTGAAGGCGCTCCGCGAGGAGTCCGGCCTCACCCAGGAGGAGTTCGCCGCCCGGGTCCGGTACTCGGCCGCGTACATCGCCAAGATCGAGCAGGGCAAGCGCTTCCCCCCGTCGGACCTGCCGGGCCGCGCGGAGCAGGTCCTCGGGCCCGTCGCCCTGAAGGTCCTCACCGCGGCGGCGCGCAGTCTGTCCCGGCGGGCGGTGCTGGCCTCGTGGTTCCGGCAGTGGGCGGGCGTCGAGGAGGAGGCGATCTCCCTGTACGCGTACGAGTGCCGGGCCGTACCCGGGCTGTTGCAGCCGGAGCCGTACATCAGGGCGATCTTCGACCGGCGGCTGCCACCGGCTTGCGAGGAGCAGATCGAGCGTGAGGTGACCTCGCGGCTAGACCGGCAGCGCCTCCTCGCCGCCAACCAGAACACCGCGTTCAGCTTCGTCATCGAGGAGAGCGTGATCGCACGCCGCATGGGAGGCCGCGAGGTCACCGGCCATGTCATCCGGCACCTCCTGGAGATGAGCGCACGCCGCAACGTGGAGATCCAGATCATGCCCGCCGTCCAGGAGGACCACTGCGGCATCGACGGGCAGATGTACCTGGCCGAGACGCCTGCCCATCAGTGGCTCGGCTACACGGAAGGGCAGCGGTCGAGCAGCCTGATCTCCGCGCCGAAGGACGTGAGCGTCCTGCTCCAGCGCTATGGGAAGCTGCGTTCACAAGCCCTGGACTGCCGGGCTACCGTGACGCTGCTGGAACGGATGCGAGGAGCGCTATGA
- the fabG gene encoding 3-oxoacyl-[acyl-carrier-protein] reductase, with product MSRSVLVTGGNRGIGLAIARAFAAGGDNVAITYRSGEPPAGFLAVRCDITDAEQVEQAYKEIEEKHGPVEVLVANAGVTRDQLLMRMSEEDFTSVLETNLTGTFRVVKRANRGMLRARKGRVVLISSVVGLLGSAGQANYAASKAGLVGFARSLARELGSRNITFNVVAPGFVDTDMTQVLTDEQRAGIVAQVPLGRYAQPEEIAAAVTFLASDDASYITGAVVPVDGGLGMGH from the coding sequence TTGAGCCGCTCGGTTCTCGTCACCGGAGGAAACCGGGGCATCGGCCTCGCCATCGCCCGCGCGTTCGCGGCGGGCGGCGACAACGTCGCGATCACCTACCGGTCGGGGGAGCCCCCGGCCGGCTTCCTGGCCGTCCGGTGCGACATCACCGACGCCGAGCAGGTGGAGCAGGCCTACAAGGAGATCGAGGAGAAGCACGGTCCCGTGGAGGTGCTGGTCGCCAACGCCGGCGTCACCAGGGACCAGTTGCTGATGCGCATGTCGGAGGAGGACTTCACGTCCGTCCTCGAGACCAACCTCACGGGCACCTTCCGTGTCGTCAAGCGCGCCAACCGCGGCATGCTCCGCGCCCGGAAGGGCCGCGTCGTGCTGATCTCCTCGGTGGTGGGCCTGCTCGGCTCCGCCGGCCAGGCCAACTACGCGGCCTCCAAGGCCGGGCTCGTGGGCTTCGCCCGCTCGCTCGCCCGTGAGCTCGGGTCGCGCAACATCACCTTCAACGTCGTCGCCCCCGGTTTTGTCGACACCGACATGACCCAGGTGCTCACCGACGAGCAGCGCGCCGGCATCGTCGCCCAGGTGCCGCTCGGCCGTTACGCGCAGCCGGAGGAGATCGCCGCCGCGGTGACGTTCCTCGCCTCCGACGACGCCTCGTACATCACTGGAGCCGTCGTTCCCGTCGACGGCGGATTGGGCATGGGTCACTGA
- a CDS encoding helix-turn-helix transcriptional regulator produces the protein MEYEFHFVVDGIDVEDDAAFAVVHEVFGGVLTRHRDRHFLDVSESGANAIDAAHRIVVRLRTSLPALRLLRVDPDLVGVSDIAERAGRTRQNVQQWLSGERRQDKLPFPDPEGIAGRSPVWRWGDVNAWLAQFGEGDDVHPPTREEALTIDFLLPKWQRTLDDGLPLVHFTAAETGDGRDQEREDVQRLLEGTLALPGVLERMAAIPVPRAEHQRLTVVCAVLPDRLSSVISRIGHDEVWAVLACQGAKGELHLQPVGTAKAPGAVPMSELGLGREATVGDLLLVQTNGPDGTPVPPITPVGLG, from the coding sequence ATGGAGTACGAGTTCCACTTCGTCGTGGACGGCATCGATGTGGAGGACGACGCGGCATTCGCGGTCGTCCACGAAGTGTTCGGTGGTGTGCTGACGCGCCACCGTGACCGGCACTTTCTCGACGTGTCGGAGAGCGGTGCGAACGCCATCGACGCGGCGCACCGGATCGTCGTGCGACTGCGGACCTCTCTGCCCGCACTCCGTCTGCTGCGCGTCGATCCCGACCTCGTAGGGGTCTCCGACATCGCGGAGCGTGCGGGTCGCACCCGGCAGAACGTTCAGCAATGGCTGAGCGGCGAGCGGCGCCAGGACAAGCTGCCCTTCCCCGATCCCGAAGGGATCGCGGGGCGCTCGCCTGTCTGGAGGTGGGGAGACGTGAACGCCTGGCTGGCCCAGTTCGGCGAAGGTGACGACGTACACCCACCGACCCGCGAGGAAGCGCTGACCATCGACTTCCTGCTGCCGAAATGGCAGCGCACGCTGGACGACGGCCTTCCGCTGGTGCACTTCACGGCCGCGGAGACGGGTGACGGCAGGGACCAGGAGCGTGAGGACGTCCAGCGTCTGCTGGAGGGCACGCTGGCGCTGCCCGGAGTCCTGGAGCGCATGGCGGCGATCCCCGTGCCCAGAGCGGAGCATCAGCGGCTCACTGTCGTGTGCGCCGTTCTGCCCGACCGGTTGAGCAGTGTCATCTCGCGCATCGGACACGACGAGGTCTGGGCCGTTCTCGCCTGTCAGGGTGCCAAGGGCGAACTGCATCTCCAGCCGGTCGGCACCGCGAAGGCGCCGGGTGCGGTGCCCATGTCCGAGCTGGGCCTGGGCCGCGAAGCCACCGTCGGGGATCTGCTGCTGGTCCAGACGAACGGTCCGGACGGTACTCCCGTCCCGCCGATCACTCCCGTCGGTCTGGGCTGA
- a CDS encoding SGM_5486 family transporter-associated protein produces the protein MPVLEPNPQNGQRKLLGIFGLILLIGVVISIIATIAAP, from the coding sequence ATGCCAGTGCTCGAACCGAACCCCCAGAACGGCCAGCGGAAGCTCCTCGGGATCTTCGGCCTCATCCTCCTCATCGGCGTGGTCATCTCGATCATCGCCACCATCGCGGCCCCCTGA
- the serB gene encoding phosphoserine phosphatase SerB, translating into MSASQTSPGTDVPTLLVKIFGKDRPGITAGLFDTLAAYAVDVVDIEQVVSRGRLVLCALVTAPAAGVATEGDLRATVHSWAESLKLQAEIISGTGDNRPRGSGRSHVTVLGHPLTAESTAAIAATIAGTGANIDRIFRLAKYPVTAVEFAVSGVETEPLRTALATRAHGIGVDVAVVSAGLHRRAQRLIVMDVDSTLIQDEVIELFAAHAGCESEVAEVTAAAMRGELDFEQSLHARVALLEGLDASVVDKVRAEVRLTPGARTLIRTLKRLGYQVGVVSGGFTQVTDDLKERLGLDFASANTLEIVDGRLTGRVVGDIVDRAGKARLLRAFAAEAGVPLAQTVAIGDGANDLDMLNAAGLGVAFNAKPVVREAAHTAVNVPFLDTVLYLLGITREEVEAADGGPADH; encoded by the coding sequence ATGAGCGCTTCGCAGACCTCTCCCGGCACCGACGTCCCCACCCTTCTCGTCAAGATCTTCGGGAAGGACCGGCCCGGCATCACCGCGGGCCTCTTCGACACCCTCGCGGCCTACGCGGTCGACGTCGTCGACATCGAGCAGGTCGTCTCCCGCGGCAGGCTCGTCCTGTGCGCCCTCGTCACGGCCCCGGCCGCCGGCGTGGCCACCGAAGGAGACCTGCGCGCCACCGTCCACAGCTGGGCGGAGTCGCTGAAGCTCCAGGCCGAGATCATCTCCGGCACCGGCGACAACCGGCCCCGCGGCAGCGGCCGTTCCCACGTGACCGTGCTCGGGCACCCGCTGACGGCCGAGTCCACCGCCGCCATAGCGGCCACCATCGCCGGCACCGGCGCCAACATCGACCGCATCTTCCGCCTCGCGAAGTACCCGGTGACCGCGGTCGAGTTCGCCGTCTCCGGCGTGGAGACCGAGCCGCTGCGCACCGCCCTCGCCACCCGGGCCCACGGCATCGGCGTCGACGTCGCCGTCGTCTCGGCCGGGCTGCACCGGCGCGCCCAGCGGCTGATCGTGATGGACGTCGACTCCACCCTGATCCAGGACGAGGTCATCGAACTCTTCGCCGCCCACGCGGGCTGCGAGTCCGAGGTGGCCGAGGTGACGGCCGCCGCCATGCGCGGCGAACTGGACTTCGAGCAGTCGCTGCACGCCCGGGTGGCGCTGCTGGAGGGCCTCGACGCCTCGGTGGTCGACAAGGTGCGGGCCGAGGTGCGGCTGACCCCCGGCGCACGCACCCTGATCCGCACCCTGAAGCGGCTTGGCTACCAGGTCGGCGTGGTGTCCGGCGGCTTCACCCAGGTCACCGACGACCTCAAGGAGCGCCTGGGGCTGGACTTCGCCTCGGCGAACACCCTGGAGATCGTGGACGGCAGGCTCACCGGCCGGGTCGTCGGCGACATCGTCGACCGGGCGGGCAAGGCGCGGCTGCTGCGCGCCTTCGCGGCCGAGGCCGGCGTCCCGCTGGCCCAGACCGTGGCGATCGGCGACGGCGCGAACGACCTGGACATGCTCAACGCGGCGGGTCTCGGCGTCGCCTTCAACGCCAAGCCCGTCGTCCGGGAGGCCGCGCACACCGCCGTCAACGTGCCGTTCCTGGACACCGTGCTGTACCTGCTCGGCATCACCCGCGAAGAGGTGGAGGCCGCGGACGGCGGCCCCGCCGACCACTGA
- a CDS encoding ATP-binding protein, translating to MPGSTAQEAVTVRVFAHRFPATRRGAAHARRLAARRLGLWGFPPGHPDSDAVCLVVAELAANAVLHGRVPGRGAALRLAWDAGAGSVRVEVSDTHPRRPAAAPEPPADAEGGRGLLLVSAVAASWGVADRAGPGKTVWAELAVNGASSATPFVGS from the coding sequence ATGCCAGGATCCACGGCCCAGGAGGCCGTCACCGTACGTGTGTTCGCCCATCGCTTCCCCGCGACCCGCAGGGGCGCGGCACACGCCCGCCGGCTCGCCGCCCGCCGCCTCGGCCTCTGGGGGTTTCCCCCCGGCCACCCGGACTCCGACGCCGTCTGTCTCGTCGTCGCCGAACTCGCGGCCAACGCGGTCCTGCACGGCCGCGTCCCCGGCCGGGGCGCCGCGTTGAGGCTCGCCTGGGACGCGGGCGCGGGAAGCGTCCGCGTCGAGGTCTCCGACACCCACCCGCGCCGCCCCGCCGCCGCCCCGGAACCGCCCGCCGACGCCGAGGGGGGACGGGGCCTGCTCCTCGTGTCGGCCGTCGCCGCGAGCTGGGGTGTCGCCGACCGGGCGGGGCCGGGGAAGACCGTGTGGGCCGAGCTTGCCGTCAACGGCGCGTCGAGTGCTACCCCGTTCGTGGGTAGTTGA
- a CDS encoding FadR/GntR family transcriptional regulator yields MALTSPRRSALSDQVIGQLRNQITSGEWPVGSRIPTEPELVEQLGVARNTVREAVRALAHNGLLDIRQGSGTYVVATSELAGVMHRRFADADPRHVAELRSTLESSGARLAAERRTAKDLAQLEALLDRREEAWDSGDAELFVAADATFHLAVVAASHNEVLTGLYADLADLLRDWLRDDVGGELRPAHHMDHARLVEAIRAGDGDTAAAEAASYPFMCLARPAEAGG; encoded by the coding sequence ATGGCGCTGACCTCCCCCCGGCGTTCCGCGCTGTCGGACCAGGTCATCGGGCAGTTGCGGAACCAGATCACGTCCGGCGAGTGGCCGGTCGGCTCGCGCATCCCGACCGAGCCCGAGCTCGTCGAGCAGCTGGGCGTCGCCCGCAACACGGTCCGCGAGGCCGTGCGGGCGCTGGCGCACAACGGGCTGCTGGACATCCGGCAGGGGTCGGGGACGTACGTGGTGGCCACCAGCGAACTGGCCGGGGTGATGCACCGGCGGTTCGCCGACGCCGACCCGCGTCACGTCGCCGAGCTGCGCTCCACGCTGGAGTCGTCGGGCGCCAGGCTCGCCGCCGAGCGGCGCACCGCAAAGGACCTGGCCCAGTTGGAGGCGCTGCTGGACCGCCGTGAGGAGGCGTGGGACTCGGGCGACGCCGAGCTGTTCGTGGCGGCGGACGCGACCTTCCACCTGGCCGTGGTGGCGGCCTCGCACAACGAGGTGCTCACGGGGCTGTACGCGGACCTCGCGGACCTGCTGCGCGACTGGCTCCGCGACGACGTGGGCGGCGAGCTGCGGCCGGCCCACCACATGGACCACGCGCGCCTGGTGGAGGCGATCCGGGCGGGCGACGGGGACACAGCGGCCGCCGAGGCGGCGAGCTACCCGTTCATGTGTCTCGCGCGGCCCGCTGAGGCTGGTGGCTGA
- a CDS encoding FHA domain-containing protein — protein MPELVLELNGRTWTLDPSRSYTLGRDPQGDLVIDDARVSWRHATISWNGRGWAIEDHGSTNGTYVQGQRVQQTELGAGSAVHLGNATDGPRLSLSAAAGAYSAPAAAPQQAAAAQQGWQQQPQAPVQQPHAPQQAPQQGWQQPPAQVPAQQGGPRPQGASPVHGDRSPTTFHQFSLGRVMRIGRALENELVVSDLQVSRLHAEFTATPDGRFEIRDLGSHNGTYVNGQPIAKSSTVLIGAGDIVGVGHSTFRLVGDRLEEFVDTGEVSFSARHLTVTVDGGKQILRDVSFGVPEKSLIGVIGPSGSGKSTLLKALTGYRPANQGDVLYDNRSLYKQFAELRQRIGLVPQDDILHKELTVRKALKYAAKLRFPADTTEAEREARIGEVLRELKLDIHKDKKVTALSGGQRKRVSVALELLTKPSLIFLDEPTSGLDPGMDRDVMQLLRGLADDGRTVLVVTHSVAELGLCDKLLVMAPGGSVAYFGPPEEALNFFGYTTWADVFSAFENYRDYDWAGRWKGSQHYQMYAADLDAVAPQAVNMPPPQQIRPPKPQSWGSQLFTLIRRYVSVIASDKGFMALMLVLPAVLGAVSLVIDPDKGLLVNVNEQTGRIIPNGTATTVLLILVVGACFAGAANSVRELIKERVIYERERATGLSRSAYLMSKVIVLGLITVIQGGLVGAIGFATRELPSEGLVLGSMVMLELSLPIMALGFTSMMFGLIISALVKTAEKTMPLLVMFAIIQVVFTGCLFILHGTVGVNEFSYLMPSRWAVAAAGTTLDFNRINPNTDDPGSTDPLWDHDAAAWGIDMTALLALGALCGVLVARFLRRHEPEVMRK, from the coding sequence GTGCCGGAACTCGTACTGGAATTGAACGGAAGGACCTGGACTCTCGATCCGTCCAGGTCGTACACCCTCGGCCGTGACCCGCAGGGTGATCTGGTGATCGACGACGCAAGGGTCTCGTGGCGTCACGCCACGATCAGCTGGAACGGCCGCGGCTGGGCCATCGAGGACCACGGCAGCACCAACGGCACGTATGTGCAGGGGCAGCGGGTCCAGCAGACGGAGCTGGGCGCCGGGTCGGCCGTGCACCTGGGCAACGCGACCGACGGCCCGCGGCTGAGCCTCAGCGCCGCCGCCGGCGCCTACAGCGCGCCCGCCGCCGCGCCCCAGCAGGCGGCCGCGGCGCAGCAGGGCTGGCAGCAGCAGCCGCAGGCCCCGGTGCAGCAGCCGCACGCGCCGCAGCAGGCGCCCCAGCAGGGCTGGCAGCAGCCTCCGGCGCAGGTCCCCGCCCAGCAGGGGGGACCGAGGCCGCAGGGGGCGTCCCCGGTCCACGGCGACCGCAGCCCGACTACGTTCCACCAGTTCTCGCTGGGCCGTGTGATGCGGATCGGCCGTGCGCTGGAGAACGAGCTCGTCGTCTCCGACCTCCAGGTCTCCCGGCTGCACGCGGAGTTCACCGCGACGCCCGACGGCCGGTTCGAGATCCGCGACCTCGGCTCGCACAACGGCACGTACGTCAACGGTCAGCCGATCGCCAAGTCGTCCACGGTCCTCATCGGAGCCGGTGACATCGTCGGCGTCGGCCACTCGACCTTCCGGCTCGTCGGCGACCGGCTCGAGGAGTTCGTCGACACCGGTGAGGTCTCCTTCTCCGCGCGGCACCTGACGGTGACCGTCGACGGCGGGAAGCAGATCCTGCGCGACGTGTCCTTCGGCGTGCCCGAGAAGTCGCTGATCGGCGTCATCGGTCCCTCCGGTTCCGGAAAGTCCACCCTGCTCAAGGCGCTCACCGGCTACCGGCCCGCCAACCAGGGCGACGTCCTCTACGACAACCGCAGCCTCTACAAGCAGTTCGCCGAGCTGCGCCAGCGCATCGGACTGGTCCCGCAGGACGACATCCTGCACAAGGAGCTCACCGTCCGTAAGGCGCTGAAGTACGCGGCGAAGCTGCGCTTCCCCGCGGACACCACCGAGGCCGAGCGCGAGGCGCGCATCGGCGAGGTGCTGCGCGAGCTGAAGCTGGACATCCACAAGGACAAGAAGGTCACCGCCCTCTCCGGCGGCCAGCGCAAGCGCGTCTCCGTCGCGCTGGAGCTGCTGACCAAGCCCTCGCTGATCTTCCTGGACGAGCCGACCTCCGGTCTCGACCCGGGCATGGACCGCGATGTGATGCAGCTGCTGCGCGGCCTCGCCGACGACGGCCGCACGGTCCTCGTGGTCACCCACTCCGTGGCCGAGCTCGGGCTCTGCGACAAGCTCCTGGTCATGGCGCCGGGCGGCTCGGTGGCGTACTTCGGTCCGCCGGAGGAGGCGCTGAACTTCTTCGGCTACACCACGTGGGCGGACGTGTTCTCGGCGTTCGAGAACTACCGCGACTACGACTGGGCGGGCCGCTGGAAGGGCTCGCAGCACTACCAGATGTACGCGGCCGACCTCGACGCCGTCGCCCCGCAGGCGGTCAACATGCCGCCGCCGCAGCAGATCCGGCCGCCGAAGCCGCAGAGCTGGGGCTCCCAGCTGTTCACGCTCATCCGGCGCTACGTCTCGGTGATCGCGTCCGACAAGGGCTTCATGGCGCTGATGCTGGTCCTGCCGGCGGTGCTCGGCGCGGTCAGCCTGGTCATCGACCCGGACAAGGGCCTGCTGGTCAACGTCAACGAGCAGACCGGCAGGATCATCCCGAACGGCACGGCGACGACCGTGCTCCTCATCCTGGTGGTGGGCGCCTGTTTCGCCGGCGCCGCCAACTCGGTGCGTGAGCTGATCAAGGAACGGGTGATCTACGAGCGCGAGCGCGCCACGGGTCTGTCCCGGTCCGCGTACCTGATGTCCAAGGTGATCGTCCTCGGGCTGATCACGGTCATCCAGGGCGGTCTGGTCGGCGCGATCGGCTTCGCCACCCGTGAGCTCCCCTCGGAGGGGCTGGTCCTCGGCAGCATGGTCATGCTGGAGCTGTCGCTGCCGATCATGGCGCTCGGTTTCACGTCCATGATGTTCGGACTGATCATCTCGGCCCTGGTCAAGACGGCCGAGAAGACGATGCCGCTGCTGGTGATGTTCGCGATCATCCAGGTCGTGTTCACGGGCTGCCTGTTCATCCTGCACGGCACGGTCGGCGTGAACGAGTTCTCGTACCTGATGCCGTCCCGCTGGGCGGTCGCCGCCGCCGGCACGACGCTGGACTTCAACCGGATCAACCCCAACACGGACGATCCGGGCAGCACGGACCCGCTCTGGGACCACGACGCGGCCGCCTGGGGCATCGACATGACCGCCCTGCTCGCGCTCGGCGCGCTCTGCGGTGTGCTGGTGGCGCGGTTCCTGCGCCGCCACGAGCCCGAGGTCATGCGGAAGTAG
- a CDS encoding SixA phosphatase family protein: MSAAVSSGGTPPGSPVSRRIVLLRHAKADWPQVSDHDRPLAERGRKDAPVAGRRLADAGIPFDLALCSTAVRTRETWKLAVQELPHRPRTVYEERLYEASLGDLLALLGETPDDVADLLVIGHNPGMHALADALAGSVEGDALSRMRRDGFPTSAFAVVSFGGSWKDVEHGVGTLVDYWTPHD, encoded by the coding sequence ATGAGCGCCGCTGTGTCTTCCGGGGGGACACCCCCCGGATCTCCCGTATCCCGCAGGATCGTTCTCCTCCGGCACGCGAAGGCCGACTGGCCCCAGGTGTCCGACCACGACCGTCCACTTGCCGAGCGCGGCCGAAAAGACGCGCCCGTCGCCGGCCGCCGGCTCGCCGATGCCGGTATCCCCTTCGACCTCGCCCTGTGCTCGACGGCCGTCAGGACGCGCGAGACGTGGAAGCTCGCCGTCCAGGAACTGCCGCACCGCCCGCGGACCGTCTACGAGGAGCGGCTGTACGAGGCGTCCCTGGGCGATCTGCTGGCGCTGCTCGGCGAGACGCCCGACGATGTGGCCGATCTGCTGGTGATCGGCCACAATCCCGGGATGCACGCGCTCGCGGACGCGCTCGCGGGGAGTGTGGAGGGCGACGCGCTCTCCCGTATGCGCCGGGACGGTTTCCCGACATCCGCTTTCGCGGTGGTGTCGTTCGGCGGGTCGTGGAAGGACGTCGAGCACGGGGTCGGCACGCTCGTCGACTACTGGACCCCGCACGACTGA
- a CDS encoding CynX/NimT family MFS transporter: MSDEIRTLRRARAAAPSSQDSPARPAPGARTVWATRLVVAGIVLAALNLRPAVTSLGALLEEARVDLHMSGAVTGLLTSVPALCFAVFGTTAPRLARRFGPAAVVCAGMAAITAGLVIRPFAGGSAAFLAATALALVGIAVSNVLMPVIVKDYFPDRVGPMTGVYSMALAAGTSLAAAATVPMTSALGGSWRAGLGVWAVLAAAAVLPWLALLRDRSGSGSGSRSVPGGPAARAADTPAPPITRSPTAWALACFFGLQATGAYITMGWMPQIFRDAGVSASTAGVLLAVTMAMGIPLAFVIPRLAARMRNQGPIVVALGLCGMTGYLGLFLAPAAGAWAWALLLGVSNCAFPLALTMIGMRSRTGAGVVRLSAFAQSAGYLISIPGPLLVGVLYQHSGGWTVPLLLMAGLLVPQMVAGVFAGRDRTIEDGGRVRD; the protein is encoded by the coding sequence ATGTCTGACGAGATCCGCACCCTGAGACGCGCTCGCGCGGCCGCCCCGTCGTCCCAGGATTCTCCCGCCCGGCCCGCGCCCGGAGCGCGCACGGTCTGGGCGACGCGGCTCGTCGTCGCCGGCATCGTCCTCGCCGCGCTCAACCTCCGGCCCGCCGTCACCAGCCTCGGCGCGCTCCTGGAGGAGGCCCGGGTCGACCTCCACATGAGCGGCGCGGTCACCGGGCTGCTCACCTCGGTGCCTGCACTGTGCTTCGCGGTCTTCGGCACCACTGCCCCGCGGCTCGCCCGGCGCTTCGGCCCGGCGGCCGTCGTGTGCGCCGGCATGGCCGCCATCACCGCCGGTCTGGTGATCCGCCCCTTCGCGGGCGGCTCCGCCGCCTTCCTCGCCGCGACCGCGCTCGCCCTGGTGGGCATCGCCGTGAGCAATGTGCTGATGCCGGTCATCGTGAAGGACTACTTCCCCGACCGGGTCGGCCCGATGACGGGCGTCTACTCCATGGCCCTCGCCGCCGGCACCTCCCTCGCCGCGGCCGCCACGGTCCCCATGACCTCGGCCCTGGGCGGCAGTTGGCGTGCCGGGCTGGGCGTCTGGGCCGTGCTCGCGGCCGCCGCCGTGCTGCCCTGGCTCGCCCTGCTCCGCGACCGCAGCGGTTCCGGTTCGGGCTCCCGTTCCGTGCCGGGCGGTCCGGCCGCCCGCGCGGCGGACACCCCCGCGCCCCCGATCACCCGGAGTCCGACCGCGTGGGCCCTCGCCTGCTTCTTCGGCCTCCAGGCGACGGGCGCCTACATCACCATGGGCTGGATGCCGCAGATCTTCCGCGACGCCGGTGTGTCCGCGTCGACCGCGGGCGTCCTGCTCGCGGTGACCATGGCCATGGGAATCCCGCTGGCGTTCGTCATCCCGCGGCTCGCGGCCCGGATGCGCAACCAGGGCCCGATCGTCGTCGCCCTCGGGCTGTGCGGCATGACCGGTTACCTCGGCCTGTTCCTCGCACCCGCCGCCGGGGCGTGGGCGTGGGCCCTGCTGCTGGGTGTGTCGAACTGTGCGTTCCCGCTCGCGCTGACCATGATCGGCATGAGGTCCCGCACCGGCGCCGGGGTCGTCAGGCTCTCGGCGTTCGCCCAGTCCGCGGGCTATCTGATCTCGATTCCCGGGCCGCTGCTGGTCGGTGTGCTCTACCAGCACAGCGGCGGCTGGACCGTGCCGCTGCTGCTGATGGCCGGGCTGCTGGTCCCGCAGATGGTGGCCGGCGTGTTCGCGGGGCGGGACCGGACGATCGAGGACGGCGGGCGGGTGCGAGACTGA
- the fabI gene encoding enoyl-ACP reductase FabI: protein MSGILAGKRILVTGVLMESSIAFHTARLAQEQGAEVILTAFPRPTLTERIARKLPKPAKVIELDVTNDEHLDRLAGLVREELGGLDGVVHSIGFAPQDALGGNFLNTPFESVSTAMHVSAFSLKSLTMACLPLMEEGGSVVGLTFDAQFAWPQYDWMGPAKAALEATSRYLARDLGKQQIRCNLISAGPIGSMAAKSIPGFTDLAKVWDDRSPLEWDMADPEPAGRGVVALLSDWFPKTTGEIVHVDGGVHIMGA, encoded by the coding sequence ATGAGTGGAATCCTCGCCGGCAAGCGCATTCTCGTCACCGGTGTGCTGATGGAGTCCTCCATCGCCTTCCACACCGCCAGGCTGGCCCAGGAGCAGGGCGCCGAGGTCATCCTGACGGCGTTCCCCCGGCCCACGCTGACCGAGCGCATCGCCCGCAAGCTCCCGAAGCCCGCCAAGGTCATCGAGCTCGACGTCACCAACGACGAGCACCTGGACCGGCTGGCCGGTCTGGTGCGTGAGGAGCTCGGCGGGCTGGACGGCGTCGTCCACTCCATCGGCTTCGCCCCGCAGGACGCCCTCGGCGGCAACTTCCTCAACACGCCGTTCGAGTCCGTGTCGACGGCCATGCACGTCTCGGCGTTCTCGCTGAAGTCGCTCACCATGGCGTGCCTCCCGCTGATGGAGGAGGGCGGCTCGGTCGTCGGCCTGACCTTCGACGCGCAGTTCGCCTGGCCGCAGTACGACTGGATGGGCCCGGCCAAGGCCGCCCTGGAGGCCACCAGCCGCTACCTCGCCCGCGACCTCGGCAAGCAGCAGATCCGCTGCAACCTGATCTCGGCCGGTCCGATCGGCTCCATGGCGGCGAAGTCCATCCCCGGCTTCACCGACCTGGCCAAGGTGTGGGACGACCGCTCCCCGCTGGAGTGGGACATGGCCGACCCGGAGCCCGCCGGACGCGGCGTGGTCGCACTGCTGTCCGACTGGTTCCCGAAGACCACGGGCGAGATCGTCCACGTCGACGGCGGCGTCCACATCATGGGCGCCTGA